The Mesotoga sp. BH458_6_3_2_1 genome contains a region encoding:
- a CDS encoding AbrB/MazE/SpoVT family DNA-binding domain-containing protein, whose product MSTRLLRPTERGQITIPKEARDKLKITPDSRFKVSVEGDKIIYQLVSPFDMIVKEFQKEAEARGYTKEELENELEKVRKKLFKEIYDESDD is encoded by the coding sequence ATGTCGACCAGATTACTCAGACCAACGGAGAGAGGACAGATAACAATACCAAAGGAAGCGAGAGATAAACTTAAGATCACTCCCGACAGCAGGTTCAAGGTCTCTGTGGAAGGAGATAAGATAATCTATCAGCTGGTGTCGCCTTTCGACATGATAGTAAAGGAGTTTCAGAAAGAGGCGGAGGCGAGAGGCTATACAAAGGAAGAATTAGAAAACGAGCTGGAAAAGGTCAGAAAGAAGCTCTTCAAAGAGATTTACGATGAGAGTGATGATTGA